A portion of the Pedobacter cryoconitis genome contains these proteins:
- a CDS encoding FecR family protein has translation MAIAEARLKFLFNQYMNGSASAQQEQELMRIVNSEAQKEMLLNLMEGYLGDETFSLGLSTAQKTNILQTVFQPVPTKTLFSLWTKIGVAALLLMLLSVATYFIKNQDKSIVYSQYNGELVPGGNKATLTLADGTKLSLTDAANGKVAEQAGISIRKTADGQLLYELKEITTHQETKPMLLYNTISTPAGGQYQLILPDGTHVWLNAESSLRYPASFAAFKQRRVELKGEAYFEVAKLKIRSAHIPFIVASRKQEVEVLGTHFNINSYENEDICATTLLEGRVKVSRPAVFEQILSPGEQALAGQELQVIKVDPLTAIAWKNGLFKFENANIYTIMKQFSRWYNVDVAYEGKIPDNKFTGEVYRNMDASKALRILSYAKIKFRVETPDQPYARRKIIITSN, from the coding sequence AGTGAAGCGCAAAAAGAAATGCTGCTTAATTTAATGGAGGGTTACCTGGGAGATGAAACGTTTTCACTGGGACTATCAACAGCACAGAAAACAAACATTCTTCAGACTGTTTTTCAACCTGTGCCAACAAAAACCTTATTTTCTTTATGGACAAAAATAGGTGTAGCAGCACTGCTGCTGATGTTGCTGTCAGTTGCCACTTATTTTATTAAAAATCAGGATAAATCCATTGTTTACAGTCAATATAATGGCGAACTGGTGCCCGGTGGCAATAAAGCCACGCTCACCCTGGCTGATGGTACAAAGTTATCCTTAACAGATGCTGCAAATGGAAAGGTTGCCGAACAAGCCGGAATTAGTATCCGAAAAACGGCAGATGGACAATTGCTTTATGAACTGAAAGAAATAACAACGCATCAGGAAACAAAACCCATGCTGCTTTACAATACTATTTCAACTCCCGCAGGCGGCCAGTATCAGTTGATTTTACCAGACGGAACCCATGTCTGGCTGAATGCCGAATCTTCCTTAAGATATCCGGCATCTTTTGCCGCATTCAAGCAGCGCAGGGTAGAGTTGAAAGGAGAGGCCTATTTTGAAGTGGCTAAATTAAAGATCCGGTCTGCGCATATTCCATTTATCGTTGCCAGCAGAAAACAGGAAGTAGAAGTATTGGGGACACACTTTAACATCAACAGTTATGAAAACGAAGATATTTGTGCAACCACTTTATTAGAAGGGCGTGTAAAAGTAAGCCGTCCGGCTGTATTTGAACAAATCTTATCTCCTGGTGAGCAGGCTTTGGCAGGGCAGGAGCTTCAGGTAATTAAGGTTGACCCGCTGACTGCCATAGCCTGGAAAAACGGACTTTTTAAATTTGAAAATGCAAATATTTATACCATCATGAAACAGTTTTCAAGATGGTACAATGTAGATGTCGCTTATGAAGGAAAAATACCCGATAATAAATTTACAGGAGAAGTGTACCGGAATATGGATGCTTCCAAAGCACTCCGGATTTTGAGTTATGCGAAAATAAAATTCCGGGTAGAAACCCCTGATCAGCCTTACGCCAGAAGAAAAATAATAATCACCTCTAATTAA